A segment of the Zalophus californianus isolate mZalCal1 chromosome 3, mZalCal1.pri.v2, whole genome shotgun sequence genome:
GGCGGGCTGCGCGCGCCGGTCGTACCTGTTTGATGGCGAGGTTGACCACCTCGTAGCGGTTCACGCGGCTCAGGGGCAGGCAGAAGCTGTAGAGGGCGTGCAGCGCGGCGCAGAAGAAGCTGAGCAGGCCTATCTGCTTGCGGTGCTGCAGCCAATGGTCCAGCCAGTCGGGGAAGCGGCGGTACTTGGTGCCGCGGCGCAGCTGCAGGGCGGCCGCCAGCACGCCAGGCAGGTACACTAGGGACAGCAGCACGTACGCCACGCACGGCAGCGTCGTGTTGACTACGGACACGGGCAGCTTGTAGAACTTGCTCTTGCCGTCCCGCACGTAGGGCTGCAGGACGTCCCGGACGAAGTTGTAGACGTAGAAGAAGATGAAGAGCCCCAGGGCCAGGAGGGCGGGCACCTTCCAGCCCGGGAGGAGGCGCAGAGGCATGGCCTCCACCTCCCGGGCCGAGACCAGGGACCCCATGTCCACGGGCATGAAGCCCATGGCCTGCACCATCTCCGAGACGGCCCGCTTGGCATCCGGGTGGTCACTGCAGATAGGCAcctgtggggaggaagggggtggatCAAATTGGGTCACAGGCTGCAGGGGCGGGCAGGGCCTCAGAGGGTGTCTCGGCCAAACTCCTCACCAAGCGGCGGAGGAAGCCGAGGCCAGGGAGCCACAGCGTGGACGGTGGCTCTGACTCCCAGACCGGGGTCTTCCCCCAACTTCCTGGGGCCCCTATAGCCACCCAGCCCCTGGTTCAGCACACCCATGATGCAGAGGGAGGACCCAGGGCTCACCCGACAGTGAGCGTTTTGTCCAGTTCATTGCCATCAGCAACCACGAGCAACATGCCCCCAGGAGCCTCTGCAGTAGGTGCTTTGAGAACGGTGGCCTGCTCTGGGGGTTGCTCAGTAATTGGGCTTTGCATATGGCCCGGAACGTGCAGCTGTGGCTACAGCTCCAGCCCTCAGTCCACAAGTGTCCCCTTTGATGGTGTCCCTCGGGCCCCCAAGGCCCTCAGCCAACACACAAGCCAGCCCCAGCCTCATAGCCCACAGCTTCTCACGAGCTCCAGGGAGTGTCCTTGGATCTCTGAACACTGTGGCCTTGCTCACACTGCTCTAGTTAGTCTGGTCCACCGACGCTGGCTCAGCACCTACTGTGCGCTAGGCTTTACACACGCAGTCCCTCCACCTTACCACAAGCCTGCAGGTGGGTAtggccccattttgcaggtgaggaaactgaggtccaggagCATCATTTCTCACCTCTGTACCTTTGCAGGTTGTCCCTGCAAACTGGGATGTCCTCCCCGCTCCCTGTCGCCAGGAAGTGGGACCAGGCCAAAGCTGACCTGGAAGTCTTCCCTAGCCAGCCGCTAGCTCTGTTTCCTTCTAGGCCCTGCCATCTGGCCTTCACGCCCTGTTCCTTGCCTGTCCACATCGGGAGTCCCACAGCGCAAGCCACACGTAGGGCCCTCCAGTCAGGAGCGGCGAGACCCCTGTGCGCTCTCCCACAGGCTGGCACAGAGCTGAGCAGGTGAGGCATCTGGGCTGGACAAATTGGTGGAAGTTCTCACACACGTAGAGCCTGACATCCTTCCTCCAGGCAAATGCAGGTGGCCTCTCAGCATTAAAAACCACCTCGTCATAGGAGCCCCTTTTGCCAAGAACTGTATGCAGCTCTGGCCATTTCCTGGAGCCATTTTCCACCCCCAGAAAAAACCCACTATTGACTATTCTAGGAAACCAACTTAGTTCTTGGAAGTTCTTGGAATCCAAGCACTGAAGTTTGGGACCTGCCTGCTTCCTTGGGACCTGGCACATAAATGTGTTGCTTTCCTCTTTCTAAGTCCATTCTCAAAGCAGAGTCTCTCCTCTTCTTGACTCCAGATAGTAAAAAGAAAGCCCCTTCCTCCTTGCCCCCTCAGAAATTGAGTTAccacagaagaaagaacatggaTTTCAGATTCATATGAACTGGGTTCACATCCCAGCTCTCCAGCTGTAGGAGCTGGTATAAGTAAGTTCATTAACAtcgctgagcctcagtttcccgctctgtaaaatggaactctGCAGTCATGTGAGATGAGGCTGGCACACTGAGAGCCTGCAACAAAAATtagccatttatatttattgttttgatgGTTGGTATGCCCCCAGCACCTACCTGCCTGTTCCCATCCCTTGGGCCGGACTGTAGGGTCCAGGCGGAGATGACATTGAAGGCCTTGACCACCGTGcaggtggggaagagggaagccAGGTACTCAGCATTGGACTCACGGTGCCGGAGGTGCTCCTGCTCTGTGGGGTTGCTCACATCCACGAGGATCTTGCCAGCCAGTTGGTCGCTGAGGCCACACAGTGAGGAGTAGTGCTCCCGGAACATGGCCACAAAGATGACGTCAGGGGAGTCCACTGCCTCCGCCTGGAAAGTCACTTGTGCCGCTGAGGGGAACAGCCCAGCCGTGCGTTTGGGGTTGCGGCTCCCCACCACCACGCTAAAGCCAGAGCCCACCAGGCGTGTGACCAGGGAGCGGGCAAAGTCCCCACTGCCCAGGATGCCCACTTTGGGGGCTTCACTGGGGGTCTCGGCAAGGCTCCCATCACTGTCCACCAGGCGGCGGCTGATCAGCGGCTTGTCCATCTCTCCTGACATTTGGGTGGCTGGAAGGAAAGCAGGAACTTGATCAGTGGAGAGCTCCCAGACTGTCCTTCATACCACCTTCCTCTTTCTTGTCCACTGTAACCACATGGTGGTCAAACATTCACCCAACAGAGCTCCATGGCGTTAGCAGGTGCCAGCATAGGGGGTGGGCTGAGCGAGACCTAGCACCTTCCCAAGGACGGCACAAAGTCAGGAAGATGGGGAAGgacctctgccctccaccctctgTCCTGAATTATTTCCTTGGCACAAATGTGCAAATTTGCAAGAGTGCTGAGAAAGAAGTATATAGAACTTCTATGatgagggtacctgggtggctcagtcggttaagcatctgccttcagcttgggtcatgatcccagggtcctgggatcgagccttccgtagggctccatgctcggcggggagtctgcttctccctctatccctcccctctgctcgtgatcgctctctctcaaataaataaataatatctttaaaaaaaaagaatgcttaaaacaaaacaaaacaccaccttCCATGATGAGTGCTATGCGGTGCCATACTTCTTTTCAAAGGAGTATGTGAGAGATGGAGGGATAGTGTTACTGTCTAGGAGTGACCCCGACCTCACTCCCACCGAGTGTTATCTGATTACCAGGAACGGCGACATGTCCCTGTGCTTgtttacattttgcattttggGAAGGTACCTCTGTGCTCTTCCTTGAGTAGATGATGAGCAGCTTGGAGGCAGGGACCTCATCTAACTTGAATTTGGGTCTCACCATTTGTCCCAGGGCCTGGTACAGAGCTGGTGTTCAATGTCTGCTGAGTGAACAAACGAACACTGACATCTGCTCTCTGAGGGTAGGACTGGAGTGGAACGTGACAGTGAGTGGGACCCTGAGATTGCATGGGTGCCCTGGGATCTCCTTTACTGAGCCTGACATATGAGTGCCCACGGTGGAAAATCTGGCCTTGGGCCAGGAATTCATAGTAAACTTGGGTGGGAAAAGTTCTGCTGGCCTTGGCACCAGCTTCAAACTGAAATTTGCCATTTCCTTTGAGCATGAACGTAAGCAGCAGACCACAATAGTGGTCAGTGGTAGCCAGTGCTGACCATATCCCAAGTTTAATTGTGAAAGAGTTCTTCAGATACTATTTAAGCTTATCACTCACTTAAAATTATGGCAGACaggataaatatataataaatttataaagcaaatattaacagatgtGAAGAGAGAAATAGATGGCAACACAATAATAATAAGGGACTTCACTACCCTGCTCTCAACAATGGATGGATCATCCAGACAAAATCAGCACAGAAACGTTGGACTTGAACTATACTTGAGACCAAACaaacctaacagacatatacggAACAtcccatccaacagcagcagaatacacgtTCTCATGCATCCACAGAACATCGTCCAGGACAGATCACACATTAAGTCATAAAAGAAGTcctacaaatttaagaagactgaaatcatagggggtatcttttctgaccacagtggt
Coding sequences within it:
- the STEAP3 gene encoding metalloreductase STEAP3 isoform X1; the encoded protein is MAAEASGEQDPSTPGCGESPGMKDNTLHPPSATQMSGEMDKPLISRRLVDSDGSLAETPSEAPKVGILGSGDFARSLVTRLVGSGFSVVVGSRNPKRTAGLFPSAAQVTFQAEAVDSPDVIFVAMFREHYSSLCGLSDQLAGKILVDVSNPTEQEHLRHRESNAEYLASLFPTCTVVKAFNVISAWTLQSGPRDGNRQVPICSDHPDAKRAVSEMVQAMGFMPVDMGSLVSAREVEAMPLRLLPGWKVPALLALGLFIFFYVYNFVRDVLQPYVRDGKSKFYKLPVSVVNTTLPCVAYVLLSLVYLPGVLAAALQLRRGTKYRRFPDWLDHWLQHRKQIGLLSFFCAALHALYSFCLPLSRVNRYEVVNLAIKQVLANKSHLWIEEEVWRMEIYLSLGVLALGTLSLLAVTSLPSIANSLNWREFSFVQSTLGFVALVLSTLHTLTYGWTRAFEDSHYKFYLPPTFTLTLLVPCVVILAKGLFLLPCFSRRLSKIRRGWEKDGGVKFTLPMDHALAQKTSHV
- the STEAP3 gene encoding metalloreductase STEAP3 isoform X2, which translates into the protein MSQQPAVATQMSGEMDKPLISRRLVDSDGSLAETPSEAPKVGILGSGDFARSLVTRLVGSGFSVVVGSRNPKRTAGLFPSAAQVTFQAEAVDSPDVIFVAMFREHYSSLCGLSDQLAGKILVDVSNPTEQEHLRHRESNAEYLASLFPTCTVVKAFNVISAWTLQSGPRDGNRQVPICSDHPDAKRAVSEMVQAMGFMPVDMGSLVSAREVEAMPLRLLPGWKVPALLALGLFIFFYVYNFVRDVLQPYVRDGKSKFYKLPVSVVNTTLPCVAYVLLSLVYLPGVLAAALQLRRGTKYRRFPDWLDHWLQHRKQIGLLSFFCAALHALYSFCLPLSRVNRYEVVNLAIKQVLANKSHLWIEEEVWRMEIYLSLGVLALGTLSLLAVTSLPSIANSLNWREFSFVQSTLGFVALVLSTLHTLTYGWTRAFEDSHYKFYLPPTFTLTLLVPCVVILAKGLFLLPCFSRRLSKIRRGWEKDGGVKFTLPMDHALAQKTSHV
- the STEAP3 gene encoding metalloreductase STEAP3 isoform X3, whose product is MSGEMDKPLISRRLVDSDGSLAETPSEAPKVGILGSGDFARSLVTRLVGSGFSVVVGSRNPKRTAGLFPSAAQVTFQAEAVDSPDVIFVAMFREHYSSLCGLSDQLAGKILVDVSNPTEQEHLRHRESNAEYLASLFPTCTVVKAFNVISAWTLQSGPRDGNRQVPICSDHPDAKRAVSEMVQAMGFMPVDMGSLVSAREVEAMPLRLLPGWKVPALLALGLFIFFYVYNFVRDVLQPYVRDGKSKFYKLPVSVVNTTLPCVAYVLLSLVYLPGVLAAALQLRRGTKYRRFPDWLDHWLQHRKQIGLLSFFCAALHALYSFCLPLSRVNRYEVVNLAIKQVLANKSHLWIEEEVWRMEIYLSLGVLALGTLSLLAVTSLPSIANSLNWREFSFVQSTLGFVALVLSTLHTLTYGWTRAFEDSHYKFYLPPTFTLTLLVPCVVILAKGLFLLPCFSRRLSKIRRGWEKDGGVKFTLPMDHALAQKTSHV